Proteins encoded together in one Paramagnetospirillum magnetotacticum MS-1 window:
- a CDS encoding ABC transporter ATP-binding protein, with protein sequence MLLELDGITVAFGGLTAVGDVTFSMAKGDVLGLVGPNGAGKTTLFNAVSGLVRPTRGTARFNGHDLVSMPIHARARAGIGRAFQVPQPMHELTVRENLMVASRFATGRVDKERIEEILDLLKLGHKAESDAATSLALTEQKALEVGKALATNPKLLMLDEVLAGLETAGKRAFMHTLAEVKQRYGIALLIIEHDIETITRLCPRVVVLNFGRLIAEGSPDLVFNDPEVIRSYTGGEAA encoded by the coding sequence ATGCTGCTTGAGCTTGACGGCATCACCGTGGCCTTCGGCGGCCTGACCGCCGTGGGAGATGTGACCTTTTCCATGGCCAAGGGCGACGTGCTGGGTCTGGTCGGCCCCAACGGAGCGGGCAAGACCACCTTGTTCAACGCGGTCTCGGGGCTGGTGCGCCCCACCCGCGGCACGGCCCGCTTTAACGGCCATGATCTGGTGTCCATGCCCATCCACGCCCGTGCCCGCGCCGGGATCGGCCGCGCCTTCCAGGTGCCCCAGCCCATGCACGAGTTGACGGTGCGCGAAAACCTGATGGTGGCGTCGCGTTTTGCCACGGGGCGCGTCGATAAGGAGCGCATCGAGGAGATCCTCGACCTCCTGAAGCTGGGCCACAAGGCGGAGTCCGACGCGGCCACCTCGCTGGCGCTCACCGAGCAGAAGGCCCTGGAAGTGGGCAAGGCCTTGGCCACCAACCCAAAGCTGCTGATGCTGGACGAGGTGCTGGCGGGCCTTGAGACGGCGGGCAAGCGGGCCTTCATGCATACCCTGGCCGAGGTGAAACAGCGCTACGGCATCGCCCTTTTGATCATCGAGCACGATATCGAGACCATCACCCGCCTGTGTCCCCGCGTGGTGGTGCTGAACTTCGGCCGACTGATCGCCGAGGGCAGCCCCGACCTTGTGTTCAACGACCCCGAAGTCATCAGGAGCTACACCGGTGGCGAAGCTGCTTGA
- a CDS encoding NAD(P)H-dependent flavin oxidoreductase, whose product MTPLFQTRVTELFGIRLPVLAGGLQWLATPDYVAAAAHAGICGFITAASYEDTADLKSAIRRCRELSDGKPFGVNVSMLPKLVQGERTQAVFDLIVEESVPFVETSGRNPASYLPALKAAGIKVVHKVPAVKYALKAEAEGVDAVAVVGAECGGHPGMDMVGTFVQANVAAAKLSIPLLVGGGIGTGAHLVAALALGADGVVVGTRFLVAEEIWAHADYKQRLIEADETETTLILSSLRNTARVLRNEATATVQALENQGAGIEALMPHISGKVGREAYLSGDWTKAALSVGQSVAFADRIEPLAAIVARFEDEARAALARLKRLAAP is encoded by the coding sequence GTGACCCCCCTCTTCCAGACCCGCGTCACCGAGCTGTTCGGCATTCGCCTGCCGGTGCTGGCGGGCGGGCTGCAATGGCTGGCCACGCCCGACTATGTGGCGGCGGCGGCACATGCGGGGATTTGCGGCTTCATCACGGCGGCCAGTTATGAGGACACCGCCGACCTCAAATCCGCCATCCGCAGATGCCGCGAGCTTTCCGACGGCAAGCCCTTCGGCGTCAATGTCTCCATGCTGCCCAAACTGGTCCAGGGCGAACGCACCCAAGCGGTCTTCGACCTGATTGTCGAAGAGAGCGTGCCCTTCGTCGAAACGTCGGGCCGCAATCCCGCCTCCTACCTCCCCGCCCTCAAGGCGGCGGGCATCAAGGTGGTGCACAAGGTGCCTGCGGTAAAATACGCGCTCAAGGCCGAGGCCGAGGGCGTCGACGCCGTGGCCGTGGTGGGCGCCGAATGCGGCGGCCATCCCGGCATGGACATGGTGGGCACCTTTGTTCAGGCCAATGTGGCGGCGGCCAAGCTTTCCATCCCCTTGCTGGTGGGCGGCGGCATCGGCACCGGCGCCCATCTGGTGGCCGCCCTGGCCTTGGGCGCCGATGGCGTGGTGGTGGGCACCCGCTTTCTGGTGGCTGAGGAGATCTGGGCCCATGCCGACTACAAGCAGCGCCTGATCGAGGCCGACGAGACCGAGACCACCTTGATCCTGTCCTCGCTTCGCAATACGGCGCGGGTGTTGCGCAACGAAGCCACCGCCACGGTGCAGGCCCTGGAGAACCAGGGCGCCGGGATCGAGGCGCTGATGCCCCATATTTCCGGCAAGGTGGGACGTGAGGCCTATCTCAGCGGCGATTGGACCAAGGCCGCCCTGTCCGTTGGCCAGTCGGTAGCCTTCGCCGACCGCATCGAGCCCCTGGCCGCCATCGTCGCCCGTTTCGAGGACGAGGCGCGCGCTGCCCTGGCCCGGCTGAAAAGGTTGGCGGCGCCATGA
- a CDS encoding ABC transporter ATP-binding protein — MAKLLEIEDLRAGYGSINVLWDLSLTIEEGKLTCILGPNGGGKTTLLRAIMGLVKTGAGRVLYQGADRTNAATWDMVADGIAMIPEGRMVFRDMSVADNLMMGAFPKKCRKNAARNLKMAYDMFPRLYERRDQLAGALSGGEAQMLAMGRGLMEEPKLILVDEPSLGLAPVVVDEVMGILDRLRHEGLTIVLVEQNTNKALKIADHVYLVRGGKVVLSETASSVDLGHLHDLYFARDTLNEQ, encoded by the coding sequence GTGGCGAAGCTGCTTGAGATCGAAGATTTACGGGCCGGATACGGCTCCATCAACGTGTTGTGGGACCTGTCGCTCACCATCGAGGAAGGCAAGCTTACCTGCATCCTCGGCCCCAATGGCGGCGGCAAGACCACCCTGTTGCGCGCCATCATGGGACTGGTGAAAACCGGAGCGGGCCGCGTCCTCTATCAAGGCGCCGACCGCACCAATGCCGCCACCTGGGACATGGTGGCCGACGGTATCGCCATGATCCCCGAAGGCCGCATGGTGTTCCGCGACATGAGTGTGGCCGACAATCTGATGATGGGCGCCTTCCCCAAGAAATGCCGCAAGAACGCGGCGCGCAATCTGAAGATGGCCTATGACATGTTCCCAAGGCTCTACGAGCGCCGCGACCAATTGGCCGGAGCGCTGTCGGGCGGCGAGGCCCAGATGCTGGCCATGGGGCGCGGCCTGATGGAGGAGCCGAAACTCATCCTTGTGGACGAGCCCTCGCTGGGCCTCGCCCCCGTGGTGGTGGACGAGGTGATGGGCATCCTCGACCGCCTGCGGCATGAAGGCCTGACCATCGTCCTGGTGGAGCAGAACACCAACAAGGCCCTGAAGATCGCCGACCATGTCTATCTGGTCAGAGGCGGAAAAGTGGTCTTGTCCGAAACGGCAAGTTCAGTGGATCTCGGCCATCTTCACGACCTCTATTTCGCCAGGGACACCCTGAATGAGCAATAA
- a CDS encoding PaaI family thioesterase: MSNNLLDGEPKSGFQELLDYHLTEWSEDRAVLELTISPKHCNRAGLVHGGVLATLIDTSCGFSATFCPHPGRVRRVVTLQLTTSFTGQVRHGTLRAIAHKKAGGSRIVFCASEVFDENGKLIAMGEGTFRYRTGSETPHGVAL, encoded by the coding sequence ATGAGCAATAACTTGCTGGACGGCGAGCCCAAATCGGGCTTTCAGGAATTGCTGGACTACCACCTTACCGAATGGTCCGAGGACCGCGCCGTGCTGGAACTGACCATATCGCCGAAACACTGCAACCGGGCCGGTCTGGTCCATGGCGGCGTGCTGGCCACCCTGATCGACACCTCCTGCGGCTTTTCCGCCACCTTCTGCCCCCATCCGGGAAGGGTGCGCCGTGTTGTCACCTTGCAGCTGACAACCAGCTTCACCGGCCAGGTCCGCCACGGCACGCTTCGCGCCATCGCCCACAAGAAGGCGGGCGGTAGCCGCATCGTCTTTTGCGCGTCCGAGGTCTTCGACGAGAACGGCAAGCTGATCGCCATGGGCGAAGGTACCTTCCGCTACCGCACGGGCAGCGAAACGCCGCATGGGGTGGCACTGTGA